From one Formosa sediminum genomic stretch:
- a CDS encoding DUF3800 domain-containing protein, whose product MTEKGDYIVYVDESGDHGLKNVDNNYPIFVLTFCCFKISDYIEQAVPELQRFKFKYFGHDQIVLHEIDIRKTKEPFKFLRTNRELRENFMLDLSKIIEDIPFKIVPIVIDKRKLMSKYNKPFNPYHLGLRFGLEKLNQLLLYNGQEGKEISLIFEKRGNNEDKDLELEFLRICTENEQFGYKNINFGKMVYKFLISDKKTNSSGLQLADLTARPIGLKYLKPTQVNRAYDIIEKKKYGYKVFP is encoded by the coding sequence ATGACAGAAAAAGGGGACTACATTGTTTATGTAGATGAATCAGGAGACCACGGATTGAAAAATGTAGACAATAATTACCCAATATTTGTATTGACTTTTTGTTGTTTTAAAATATCTGATTACATAGAGCAAGCTGTTCCTGAACTTCAACGTTTCAAATTCAAGTATTTTGGTCACGACCAAATAGTTTTACACGAAATAGATATTAGAAAGACTAAAGAGCCTTTTAAGTTTTTACGAACTAACAGAGAGTTAAGAGAAAACTTTATGTTGGACTTATCAAAAATTATAGAAGACATACCTTTTAAGATTGTGCCTATTGTTATTGACAAAAGAAAACTGATGTCGAAATACAATAAACCTTTTAATCCATATCATTTAGGTTTACGTTTCGGTTTAGAAAAGCTGAATCAACTATTACTATACAACGGTCAAGAAGGAAAAGAAATTTCTTTGATTTTTGAAAAAAGAGGGAATAACGAAGACAAAGATTTAGAACTTGAGTTTTTAAGAATTTGTACTGAAAATGAGCAGTTCGGATACAAGAATATAAACTTTGGTAAAATGGTTTATAAATTTTTAATCTCAGACAAAAAAACAAATTCTAGTGGATTGCAATTAGCTGACCTAACAGCTAGACCAATTGGATTGAAATATTTAAAGCCAACACAAGTAAACAGAGCTTATGATATAATTGAAAAGAAGAAATATGGTTATAAGGTATTCCCATAA
- a CDS encoding carbohydrate-binding protein: MKKTILLLTIICLLTAGFFNSLKAETDVSVNLEQELSCAESYPELIAVDFDGSDDGELVTENGILENIVDGSYIMFSNIDIRCATGITVLAAAPNDRGYIEIRLGSISGPLLGKTEVINTAAWSPMSYINADIDSSEVTTDSEDIYFVFVASGTSRYLYNLYSLKFNNSDSVPTDEEITVSTLSELQSAVLGDNQHIILDNGGDNIYNFEDDLPSVLRKIEVSGSNNTIDLTGVYINVPVGSVSSTYFVISGNNNIILGGEIEDTYRNGITEITDFSTYNQDRDNLAHGLGGDAVVTITGEGNLVDGLKLTTRGSFPYGYGSIYGIGAENEFGLDKRCGILINGKKNSLDNVVLHQRAFGHGIFMQGDADETVITNTQVDGRVRLGAEFYEETEPYDLPFLSDYLEPFYDDKPIDKTEMHSLCEDGIRMYNIPGSVTIENCTVDQMRGGIRLYLGGQATVNNVTSTNCGSSNYNLPGNVGTITNSFGNFAYAPLSDFALDRNGYNAEWTIIPSPHATGPHNLMDVNGNNHKLIFHRIEGPTDTNLSREIVVTGTGSTIINETEYTIRLKSTSSENTIFSCGEGQIIDEGFNNTTTRFENCEDIVIEDTECEVVETFSKIEAEDFCEQYGVEIETNAEQELGNIGYIGNGDWVMFKNVDFGTGALSVTASIAGQRSGNIEFRLGSITGTLIGTIPVVSTGGWQTWNSFSTNLEGATGVQDLYLVFTSTESGSLFNLDYFQFYTTLGINDILESEINMHPNPVKDVLYIKSDINAKVNIFDSLGNLIISKKLSSDQSTIDTSYLNSGVYIVRLEKDNGVQFKKLIKH, from the coding sequence ATGAAAAAAACTATCTTATTATTGACTATAATATGCCTCTTAACCGCGGGGTTTTTTAATAGTCTTAAAGCAGAAACAGATGTGTCTGTAAATTTAGAACAAGAACTTAGCTGTGCAGAATCTTATCCAGAATTAATAGCAGTGGATTTCGATGGTTCAGACGATGGAGAATTAGTAACAGAAAATGGTATACTAGAAAATATTGTTGATGGATCTTACATTATGTTTTCCAATATAGATATAAGATGCGCAACTGGAATTACTGTACTAGCGGCTGCACCCAATGATCGCGGATATATAGAAATCAGATTAGGATCAATTTCTGGGCCACTATTAGGTAAAACAGAGGTTATTAATACCGCCGCTTGGTCGCCAATGTCTTATATTAATGCAGATATAGATAGCAGTGAAGTTACAACAGATTCAGAAGATATTTATTTTGTATTTGTGGCTTCTGGAACAAGTAGATATTTGTATAACTTGTACTCGCTTAAATTTAATAATAGTGATTCAGTTCCGACCGATGAAGAAATTACGGTAAGTACATTATCTGAATTACAAAGTGCCGTTTTAGGAGACAACCAACATATTATTTTAGATAATGGAGGGGATAATATTTATAATTTTGAAGACGATTTACCTTCTGTCTTAAGAAAAATTGAAGTATCAGGTTCTAATAATACTATTGATTTAACTGGAGTTTATATAAATGTACCTGTGGGTAGTGTAAGCTCAACATATTTTGTAATCTCAGGGAATAATAACATAATTTTAGGAGGAGAAATAGAAGACACCTATAGAAATGGAATTACAGAAATTACAGATTTTAGTACTTATAATCAAGATCGTGATAATCTAGCACATGGTTTAGGCGGTGATGCTGTTGTAACTATTACAGGAGAAGGTAATTTAGTAGATGGTTTAAAACTAACCACCCGTGGTTCGTTCCCATATGGCTATGGAAGTATATATGGTATTGGTGCAGAAAATGAATTCGGATTAGATAAACGTTGTGGAATTCTTATAAATGGTAAAAAAAATAGCCTGGATAATGTAGTGCTTCATCAAAGAGCATTTGGTCATGGTATTTTTATGCAAGGTGATGCAGACGAAACTGTAATTACTAACACGCAAGTTGATGGTCGAGTACGTTTGGGAGCAGAGTTTTATGAAGAAACAGAGCCTTACGATTTACCGTTTTTATCTGACTATTTAGAGCCTTTTTATGATGATAAACCTATCGACAAAACAGAGATGCATTCGCTTTGTGAAGATGGTATAAGAATGTATAATATTCCGGGGAGTGTAACGATTGAGAACTGTACGGTAGACCAAATGCGCGGAGGTATTCGATTATATCTTGGAGGTCAGGCAACCGTAAATAACGTAACGTCTACTAACTGTGGGAGCTCTAACTACAACCTTCCAGGGAATGTGGGAACTATTACAAATTCATTTGGAAATTTTGCCTATGCACCATTATCTGATTTTGCTTTAGACCGAAATGGTTATAATGCAGAATGGACTATTATACCTTCTCCACATGCTACAGGTCCTCATAATTTAATGGATGTAAATGGAAATAATCATAAGCTTATTTTTCATAGAATCGAAGGCCCAACAGACACTAATCTTTCTCGTGAAATTGTAGTTACAGGTACTGGTTCTACAATTATAAATGAAACTGAATATACAATTAGACTTAAATCTACCTCTAGTGAAAATACTATATTTAGTTGTGGTGAAGGACAAATAATAGATGAAGGCTTTAATAATACGACTACACGTTTTGAAAATTGTGAAGATATTGTAATCGAAGATACAGAATGTGAAGTTGTTGAAACTTTTTCTAAAATTGAAGCTGAAGATTTTTGTGAACAATACGGCGTGGAAATAGAAACAAATGCCGAACAAGAGCTAGGTAATATAGGTTATATAGGTAATGGAGATTGGGTTATGTTTAAAAATGTAGATTTTGGTACCGGAGCTTTAAGTGTAACAGCTAGTATTGCTGGTCAGCGTAGTGGAAATATAGAGTTTAGATTAGGAAGTATTACAGGAACTTTAATAGGTACAATTCCTGTAGTAAGTACAGGTGGTTGGCAAACTTGGAATTCGTTTTCAACCAATTTAGAAGGAGCTACTGGGGTTCAAGATCTCTATTTAGTTTTTACAAGTACTGAGTCTGGTAGTTTGTTTAACCTAGATTATTTTCAGTTCTACACAACCTTAGGTATAAATGATATTTTAGAATCGGAAATTAATATGCATCCAAATCCAGTAAAAGATGTACTTTATATTAAAAGTGACATAAATGCTAAAGTAAATATTTTTGACAGTTTAGGGAATTTAATTATTTCTAAAAAATTATCTAGTGACCAATCTACAATAGATACTTCATATCTAAATTCAGGGGTTTATATTGTAAGATTAGAAAAAGATAATGGAGTACAGTTTAAAAAGCTTATTAAACATTAA
- a CDS encoding arylsulfatase, which produces MKVYISFVSLLCLLCIIVSCEKDWKKVDKGTKIQKSKPNVILILVDDQGYGDIAALGNPYIQTPHIDALHDTSARFTDYHVNPTCAPTRAALLTGHNANRAGVWHTVNGRSILLERETTAAQIMKANGYATGIFGKWHLGDNYPSRPQDKGFEEVLIHGGGGIEQTMDYWDNDYFNDTYHHNGKLEKFEGFCTDIWFEQAMKFMAENKAKNKPFFCYLPTNAAHTPYFVADKYSNPYKDNENIPSAAFYGLIANVDENIGKLTEYLKTSGLMDNTILVFMTDNGTSAGAKIPKTDHRLDGFVTKGFNAGMRGIKASKYEGGHRVPLFIHWKDGGITVGKDIDALTAHYDVLPTLVDLCDLEVNDSITFDGQSLIPLIEGDDSNFKDRIVITNSQRVDVPEPWRRTSLMQGKWRLIDGTELYDLSTDPEQRTNIADQYPEKMAKFKEAYDAWWADLLPGYNDLPRIYIGNEAENPTTLYCHDWHTQKEASPWHQRHIRSGYMDNGYWLVKVAETGTYNLKLRRWPKETKLALGAEADIRPELPGTSVSASKKGQALNIKKARIKIQDQEAQKTVDATHEYVEFTVDLKAGETQLQTWFTLENNKELGAYYVTVEKL; this is translated from the coding sequence ATGAAAGTTTATATAAGTTTTGTCTCCTTGTTATGTTTATTATGTATTATAGTATCATGCGAAAAAGATTGGAAAAAAGTAGATAAAGGAACCAAGATACAAAAAAGCAAACCTAACGTAATTTTAATTTTGGTAGACGATCAGGGATATGGTGATATAGCAGCTTTAGGTAATCCGTACATACAGACACCACATATTGATGCGCTTCATGATACTAGTGCACGATTTACAGATTATCATGTAAATCCTACTTGTGCACCAACAAGAGCAGCTTTATTAACTGGGCATAATGCTAATAGAGCAGGAGTTTGGCATACCGTAAATGGCCGTTCTATACTTTTAGAGCGTGAAACTACGGCAGCACAAATTATGAAAGCCAATGGCTATGCAACCGGAATTTTTGGAAAATGGCATTTGGGCGATAATTATCCATCACGTCCCCAAGACAAAGGTTTTGAAGAAGTACTTATCCATGGTGGAGGTGGTATAGAGCAAACTATGGATTATTGGGATAATGATTATTTTAATGATACTTACCATCATAACGGAAAACTAGAAAAATTTGAAGGATTCTGTACAGACATTTGGTTTGAGCAGGCCATGAAATTTATGGCAGAAAATAAAGCGAAGAACAAACCCTTCTTTTGTTATTTACCTACTAATGCCGCACACACACCGTATTTTGTAGCCGATAAATATTCAAATCCGTATAAGGATAACGAGAATATCCCGAGTGCAGCATTTTATGGTTTGATTGCGAATGTCGATGAAAATATTGGTAAGCTTACCGAGTATTTAAAGACTAGCGGATTAATGGATAATACCATTTTAGTGTTTATGACCGATAATGGGACTTCTGCAGGGGCAAAAATCCCGAAGACAGATCACCGTTTAGATGGTTTTGTAACCAAAGGATTTAATGCGGGAATGCGTGGTATTAAAGCAAGTAAATACGAAGGCGGCCACCGTGTGCCATTATTTATTCATTGGAAAGATGGAGGTATAACCGTAGGCAAAGATATTGATGCTTTAACAGCACATTACGATGTGTTACCTACCTTAGTTGATTTGTGTGATTTAGAAGTTAATGATTCTATTACATTTGATGGTCAAAGTTTAATACCTTTAATAGAGGGCGACGATTCTAATTTTAAAGATCGGATTGTAATTACAAATTCACAACGTGTTGATGTGCCTGAACCTTGGAGAAGAACGTCGTTAATGCAAGGTAAATGGCGTTTAATTGATGGTACAGAATTATACGATTTATCTACAGATCCTGAGCAACGTACCAATATTGCAGACCAATATCCAGAAAAAATGGCTAAATTTAAAGAGGCTTACGATGCCTGGTGGGCAGATTTATTACCAGGATATAACGATCTTCCACGTATTTATATTGGCAATGAAGCTGAAAATCCAACAACATTATACTGTCACGATTGGCACACACAAAAAGAGGCAAGTCCATGGCATCAGCGCCATATTCGTTCCGGATACATGGATAATGGTTATTGGTTGGTAAAAGTTGCGGAAACCGGAACTTATAATTTAAAATTACGTCGTTGGCCAAAAGAAACAAAGTTAGCCTTAGGTGCCGAAGCAGATATACGCCCAGAACTTCCGGGTACCAGCGTTAGTGCATCAAAAAAAGGACAGGCTTTAAATATTAAAAAGGCTCGAATTAAAATTCAAGATCAAGAAGCTCAAAAAACGGTTGATGCTACTCATGAATATGTTGAATTTACAGTGGATTTAAAAGCGGGAGAAACCCAACTTCAAACTTGGTTTACTCTAGAAAATAATAAAGAGTTAGGAGCGTATTATGTTACCGTTGAAAAACTATAA
- a CDS encoding glycoside hydrolase family 88 protein codes for MNLLKGTFVACLCAATLIGCDSKKKEAPVSSQAAEEIINTDHVLDLSVTKVKTALASLKESDSFPRNITPGQKDWNLVGVRDWCSGFWPGVLWYAYEHSKDPQIKAGAERFTAPLKEIAYTPADNHDIGFMVYCSYGNGYRLTGNEEYKKIMLAAADTLATLYNPKVGTILSWPEQVHKLGYNTIIDNMMNLELLFWAAKNGGDKKLYDIAVSHANKSMQNLVRPDYSIYHVSLYDEETGEFKKGITHQGYADESMWARGQGWGIYGFAMSYRETNKPEYLETAVKLADHFLERLPEDGIPYWDFDDPNIPNAPKDASAASLAACGLLELSDQLKDQELKDKYINAAITLMDRLESDMYFSADTNQALLLHSIGHFPNGSEIDVPIIYADYYFMEALLRLKKGKYNLAQH; via the coding sequence ATGAATTTACTAAAAGGAACATTTGTAGCTTGTCTTTGTGCTGCCACGTTAATTGGGTGCGATTCAAAAAAGAAAGAGGCACCGGTTTCTTCTCAAGCAGCAGAAGAAATTATTAATACAGATCATGTATTAGATTTAAGCGTAACTAAGGTGAAAACAGCATTAGCTTCTTTAAAAGAATCCGACAGTTTCCCAAGAAATATAACTCCAGGTCAAAAAGATTGGAATTTAGTAGGTGTGAGAGATTGGTGTTCTGGATTTTGGCCAGGTGTATTGTGGTATGCATATGAACATTCTAAAGACCCACAAATAAAAGCCGGTGCAGAACGCTTTACAGCTCCGTTAAAAGAGATAGCATATACGCCAGCAGATAACCATGATATTGGTTTTATGGTATATTGTAGTTATGGAAATGGATATCGCTTAACAGGAAATGAAGAGTATAAAAAAATTATGCTTGCAGCTGCAGATACCTTAGCAACATTATATAATCCTAAAGTAGGAACAATTTTATCTTGGCCAGAACAGGTTCACAAACTAGGATATAACACGATTATAGATAACATGATGAATCTAGAATTGCTGTTTTGGGCTGCTAAAAACGGTGGAGATAAAAAACTATACGATATTGCTGTAAGTCACGCAAATAAGTCTATGCAAAATTTAGTTAGACCAGATTATTCAATTTATCACGTGTCTTTGTATGATGAAGAGACGGGAGAATTTAAAAAAGGGATAACACATCAAGGTTATGCAGACGAGTCTATGTGGGCTAGAGGTCAAGGTTGGGGAATTTATGGTTTTGCCATGTCTTATAGAGAAACTAATAAACCAGAATATTTAGAAACTGCAGTGAAATTAGCAGATCATTTCTTAGAACGTTTACCAGAAGATGGTATTCCATATTGGGATTTTGACGATCCAAATATTCCAAATGCTCCCAAAGACGCCTCTGCAGCTTCATTAGCCGCTTGTGGTTTATTAGAATTATCAGACCAGCTTAAAGACCAAGAGTTAAAAGATAAATATATTAATGCAGCAATAACATTAATGGATCGTTTAGAATCAGATATGTATTTTAGTGCAGATACAAATCAGGCACTATTACTACATTCTATAGGACACTTTCCTAACGGTTCAGAGATAGATGTACCAATAATTTATGCAGATTATTACTTTATGGAAGCTTTATTGAGGTTAAAAAAAGGTAAATATAATTTAGCACAACATTAA
- a CDS encoding Arm DNA-binding domain-containing protein, translating into MKNNGQIPIYARILVNGVGADISLQHSTLASNWCHKSFSVKSRLKESKNINLYLNEVYSDLLECHKQLCL; encoded by the coding sequence ATTAAAAATAATGGTCAAATTCCTATTTATGCCCGTATTTTAGTAAATGGTGTTGGAGCTGATATTAGTCTCCAACATTCAACTTTAGCCTCTAATTGGTGTCATAAATCTTTTAGTGTAAAATCTAGGTTAAAAGAATCTAAGAATATTAATCTTTACCTCAATGAAGTGTATTCAGATTTATTAGAATGTCACAAACAACTTTGTTTGTAA
- a CDS encoding tetratricopeptide repeat protein, with amino-acid sequence MNNNTIEIIKTIGSQWKFLLVIFFIITFLIKWKTIWSFVSNFTQVRVKRGDTEFELHRKENKEENEIINQEKEKPKGESVEDDNEEIPKIEEENNIHILYHEALRERKFKDAKDFFDKILEKETNSKKRKEEIIRNFYWRHFYGDTSAFNELENYTSEIENDNEQKSVGLYYLSLIYKEANNYEKAIDLASKALDITTDNEQKSYCISKISEYYLENENQKDSLEIILKHIDSINEKQPKTTLYRALANYYKKNEDKLLESVAYQKALELSPNNTYLLFDSAYNYSETKEDLKDLGFLLYKKLLGFNSKDQNALNNIGVAYKNLGLEIKSIEQYKKAFELKNSLAASNLAYQLIHLGFVKEAEEYLNKAEDFKNPHENVFKATSSIKSKITEEKELEEKILKKANKKYRFFNHFGNAIFTSRIIKIQSSNKWHLNERPVIVSQNDNTIEISWEIGEEKHSITGILKNNSIIATYKKPKKNIYSYNEQNKYTFRDIKLFGYLISNQEMTFFFEFEKEITELTFNEK; translated from the coding sequence ATGAACAATAATACAATTGAAATAATTAAAACTATCGGAAGTCAATGGAAATTTCTTCTTGTTATTTTTTTCATAATAACTTTCCTAATCAAATGGAAAACTATTTGGTCATTTGTAAGCAATTTTACTCAAGTTAGAGTTAAAAGAGGCGACACAGAATTTGAACTTCATAGAAAAGAAAACAAAGAAGAAAATGAAATAATTAATCAAGAAAAAGAAAAACCTAAAGGAGAGTCTGTAGAAGACGATAATGAAGAAATCCCTAAAATAGAAGAAGAAAACAATATTCATATTTTATATCACGAAGCATTACGTGAAAGAAAATTCAAAGATGCTAAAGATTTTTTTGACAAAATATTAGAGAAAGAAACTAACTCAAAAAAAAGAAAAGAGGAAATAATTCGAAATTTCTATTGGAGACATTTCTATGGAGATACTTCTGCCTTTAATGAATTGGAAAATTATACATCAGAGATCGAAAATGACAATGAACAAAAGTCGGTTGGTTTATATTATCTGAGTCTAATTTATAAAGAAGCAAACAATTATGAAAAAGCTATTGATTTAGCGAGTAAAGCTTTAGATATAACAACAGACAATGAACAAAAATCATATTGCATCTCAAAAATATCGGAATATTATTTGGAAAATGAAAATCAAAAAGATTCTCTAGAAATTATATTAAAACACATAGATTCTATTAATGAAAAGCAACCGAAAACAACTTTATATAGAGCATTAGCTAATTATTATAAAAAAAATGAAGACAAATTATTAGAATCAGTAGCTTATCAAAAAGCTCTAGAGTTATCACCTAACAATACTTATTTATTATTTGATTCAGCATATAATTATAGCGAAACTAAAGAGGATTTAAAAGATTTAGGATTTCTATTATATAAAAAGCTTTTAGGTTTTAATTCAAAAGACCAAAATGCATTAAATAATATTGGAGTTGCTTACAAAAATCTTGGTTTAGAAATTAAATCCATTGAACAATATAAAAAGGCTTTTGAATTAAAAAATAGTTTAGCTGCTTCGAATTTAGCATATCAATTAATTCATCTTGGTTTTGTGAAGGAAGCAGAAGAATATTTGAATAAAGCAGAAGATTTTAAAAATCCTCACGAGAATGTATTTAAAGCTACTTCTTCTATAAAATCTAAAATCACGGAGGAAAAGGAATTAGAAGAGAAAATATTAAAAAAAGCGAATAAAAAATATAGGTTTTTTAATCATTTTGGAAATGCAATCTTTACTTCGAGAATTATTAAAATTCAAAGTTCAAATAAATGGCATTTAAATGAAAGACCTGTAATAGTTTCTCAAAACGATAACACTATTGAAATATCTTGGGAAATTGGCGAAGAGAAACATTCTATAACTGGAATTTTAAAAAACAATTCAATTATTGCTACCTACAAAAAACCAAAAAAAAATATTTACAGTTATAATGAACAAAACAAATATACTTTTAGGGATATAAAACTATTTGGATACTTGATTTCAAATCAAGAAATGACATTCTTTTTTGAATTTGAAAAAGAAATTACAGAACTGACTTTTAATGAAAAATAA